The genomic stretch CTGTTCGCTATTTTCCTCAAACTCTTCTTTTGTCGTTGCGAAGCGCGTGCGATGAAATAAGTTAAAGTTAGGGTTAGAATCCAAAGCGTGTCCAGGTTCTGTGACAAAGTACCCGAGTTTTGTGGGAACTTGTTCAGCCTTTGGGTGACGTTCAACCTTCCGTTTAACAATCTTTTTAAACTCACCGTCTAAAAAGTCTTTAATTGAGCTCTCTTCATACTCTTCTGTATCTAGCGTCTGAAAATGCTTGTAGCGTTTGTCTGCTTGTTCGTCTTTACCGTCTACTTGAATGACGTAAAATGATAAGAAATTAATTTTAAAATCCATAGCTTCACCTTGTTTCATTAAGAGTTCATCATTTCAGTATAGTGGAAAAGAGAAAAAAGCGTCAATGATAAATAAAGCATAGTTAAACTTGAAAAAACGAAACTTTCTAAAATTTACAAAAAACAGTATAATAGGTAACGAGAGTCTAGTAAAAAAGGGAGGGAATTGTATGACTGTAGAATTACATACGAATGAAGCGCCTACTCGTCTGAGGAGTAGACTTTCAAAAGTTGGACCTGGATTAATCACGGCTGCAACGGGTGTTGGAGCTGGGGATTTAGTTGCTGCATTAGTAGCAGGGGCGACGCTTGGCATGACGTTCGCATGGGCTATTGTCGTAGGAGCCATTTTAAAGTATTACTTAAATGAAGGTGTAGGAAGATGGCAACTGTCAACTGGACAAACTATTTTAGAAGGCTGGAATTCAATGGGGAAATGGGCTACCAGCTATTTCGGAGTATATTCAGTTCTTTGGGGATTTGTATTTGGAGCCGCTGTTTCATCGTCGTGTGCTTTAGCCATGCATGCTTTATTTCCTCAGCTCCCGCTTTGGGCATGGGCGATTATTCATGCACTTATTGGTTTTATACTAGTTTGGAACGGGAGATATGCATTAGTTGAAAAGCTGATGACTATTTTTGTTGGCATCATGTTTGTTACGGTTGTAGGAACTGCCATATTGCTTTCTCCAAATCTAACAGCACTTGCTTTAGGCATGGTGCCAAAAGTACCTGAAGGCTCTTTGATGAACGCTTTGGCTTTAATTGGAGGAGTAGGTGGCTCTATTACAATGGCTTCGTATGGGTATTGGATTCGTGAGAAAGGTTGGAACCATCGTTCTTGGATTTCAATTATGCGTCTTGATTCAGCAGTTGCATATATTGTAACCGCTATCTTTACGCTATCTCTTCTTGTCGTAGGAGCGGAGTTTTTATTTGGGACAGGCATAACATTAAGTGGTGAGCAAGGTCTTGTCCAGTTATCGAGCATGCTAGGTGAGCGTTTTAATGAACCAATGCGCTGGTTATTTTTAATCGGTTTTTGGGCAGCGTCCTTTACGTCATTGTTAGGCGTATGGAACGGTGTGCCATACCTATTTGCTGACTTTGTTCGTATTATGAAAAAAGAGCCAAAAAATCCAGGGGTGGTCGTGGAGAAAACAAAACCATATCGTGCGTATTTAATCTGGTTAACATTCCCTTCCATGCTTTTATTGTTTATTGGAAAGCCTGTTGGCCTTATTATGGCTTACGGTGCGTTAGGGGCATTATTTATGCCGTTTCTAGCTTTATCATTACTTTGGCTTTTAAATTCAAACCGAGTAGAAAAACAATATCGTAATCCATTATGGAATAACGTTATGCTGGCTGTTTGTATTTTATTATTTATTGTACTAATGATAAACGAACTGCGTAATATATTTTAATTATATATAGAAGAGAACAGTATAAATGAAGAAACTCTTCATTTATACTGTTCTAACATAGCAAAAAAGGATTTAACAAACTCATAAAAGATTTGATCAGAGGGTGCTAAATTTCGGTTTCTTGGGATAATCATTCCAACTGTTCGTTTCACTTCAGGAGTATGGATAGGAATCTTTGTTGTGAATCTTGGCGTTGTTTCAGAGACCGTACTTTCAGGTAAAAGTGTAATTCCCATACCTGCTGAGACTAGACCTTTAATTGCATCTAAATCTTCACCTTCAGATGAGATATTCGGCATAAATCCAGCTTGCTTACAAGCATCCACGGCAATCTTACGAAGCACAAATCCATTTGGGAATAAAACGAAATCTTCGTTACGTAGATCACGAAGGCGTAAATTTTCCTGTGTTGCTAAGGGATGACTTGAAGGAACAAGTGCCAGTATCTTTTCCGTAAATAAAATATGCCCTTCAATATCTTCATCGTCTACAGGTACAGGGCCTAAAAAAGCAATATTAATATCTCGCTTCTTAACGGATTCAATAAGAAACTTATAAGAACCTTGTCTTAAGTGAAAAGCAACGTTTGGATGACTCTCTTTAAACGCAGATATAATCGTAGGTAAAAGATGACTTGATAAACTGGTAGGGAATCCGATTTTAATCGTTCCTCGCTCAGGATCTAAATATTCATCCACTTGCTCTTTTGCATAATCAATTGCTTTCATAGCCGTTTCCGTATGTTCTAGAAATAATTTTCCAATCGACGTTAACTTTACATTTCTTCCTTCTCTTTGAAATAACTCCACGCCCAGTTCATCTTCTAAATTGGCAATTTGTCGGCTGATAGCAGACTGTGCAACGTGCAAATGTTCAGCCGCTTCAGATACGTGCTCACGTCTGGCAACTTCCATAAAATAGCGTAATTGTCTAAGTTCCATTGGCTTACTCCTCCTCTATATCTCGAAATGAGATTGGTTTCATCTAAATTATATATTGTTTATATTAATTTGAAAACTTAAAATATAACCAAGTGGTCTTAATAAATAGATAAAGAAAACGAACGGGGGAGAAAAAAATGACATACAATCAAATGCCGAAAGCTCAAGGTCTCTACCGTCCTGAGTTTGAGCACGATGCATGCGGAATCGGATTATATGCTCACTTAAAAGGAGTGGCATCGCACGACATCGTAAAAAAAGGACTAAATATGCTTTGTCAACTAGATCATCGTGGTGGTCAAGGAAGTGATCCGCTAACGGGTGATGGAGCGGGATTAATGGTTCAAATTCCACATGACTTTTTTACAAAAGCATGTACTGATTTTTCATTACCTCAAAAAGGTCGCTACGGTGTAGGCATGATCTTTTTCTCAAATAATGAGCAAGAACAACAAGAAATCGAAGCGTATATCAATGCTTTAATTGAACAAGAAGGGCAAGCGCTGATTGGTTGGAGAACTGTACCAACAAATGTCGGAAAAATCGGAAAAGTCGCGAAAGAAAGCTGTCCGCACGTGCGCCAAGTATTTATTGGTGCAGATGAAAGCATTACAGATGATTTGGCGTTCGAACGCAAATTATATATTATTCGTAAACAAGCTGAGTATTGGGCAGCAGAGCGTAAAAACCGCGTTTACTTTTCAAGTTTATCTAGCAGAACGATTGTTTATAAGGGTTTATTAACACCAGAGCAAGTAGATGCGTTTTACCTTGACCTACAAGATGAAAGCTTTACATCTCCGTTTGCTTTAGTGCATTCACGCTTTAGCACAAATACGTTTCCGAGCTGGGAGCGCGCGCATCCAAATCGTTATTTAATTCACAACGGCGAAATTAATACGCTTCGTGGAAATCAAAATTGGATGAAAGCACGTGAGCAGCAGTTCGTTTCAGAAGCTTTTGGTTCAGATCTTCATAAAGTACTGCCAATTTTAGATAGCGAAGGCAGCGACTCGTCCATTCTTGATAATGCACTTGAGTTTTTCGTGTTAGCAGGCAGAAAGCCAGCGCATGCTGCAATGATGATGATTCCAGAACCTTGGACTGAGAATCCTCATATGTCTGATGAGAAGCGTGCATTTTATGAGTACCATAGCGCTCTTATGGAGCCATGGGATGGACCGACTGCTATTTCATTTACTGATGGAAAACAGATTGGTGCAATCTTAGATAGAAATGGATTGCGTCCAGCGCGTTATTACGTGACAAAAGATGATTATATTATTCTTTCTTCTGAAGTAGGAGTTATTCCAGTAGAAGAGGACAATGTTCTTTATAAAGAGCGTTTAAGCCCAGGAAAAATGTTGCTAATTGATTTAGAAGAAGGGCGCATTATTTCAGACGAAGAAATTAAAGCTGAAATGGCGCAAGCAGCACCGTATCAGCAGTGGTTAGATGAGCAGATGGTAAAGTTAGCTCACTCAGCTGATGAAAAGCCGGAATCTTTTGACGATTTAGTTGTGCGTCAAAAAGCATTTGGCTATACGTATGAAGACATTCATAAATATTTACTACCGGTCGTGAATGAAGGTAAAGATCCGTTAGGTTCAATGGGAAATGATACGCCACTTGCGGTTCTTTCAGATCGACCTCAATCGCTATTTAATTATTTTAAACAGTTGTTTGCGCAAGTAACGAACCCTCCAATCGATGCAATTCGTGAGCAGCTTGTTACTTCAACAATGACGCTGTTAGGTGCAGAAGGTAATTTATTGCATCCAACAGAAGAAAATAGTCGCCGCATCCAGCTAGAAACGCCAGTGTTAACGAATGGACAGCTTCAAACGTTAAAAGAAGATAGTATTAAAGGTTTCAAGAGTGCTGTTCTTTCAACAGTATTTAAAGATGACTTGAAAACATCTTTAGAAGGCTTATTTAATAATGCAGAAAAAGCAATTGTAGAGGGTGCTAGTATCTTAATCCTGAGTGATCGAGATATTAATGCTAACAGTGCTGCGATGCCAATTTTATTAGTTGCAAGTGCTCTTCACCAGCATTTAATTCGTCGCGGAAGTCGTACAAAGGTCAGCTTAGTTATTGAATCTGGAGAAGTTCGTGAAGTACATCATTTTGCAGCTTTAATTGGTTATGGAGCAGACGCAATCAACCCTTATTTAGCATTTGCAACGTATGATTATGAAATTGCAGCTGGTAATTTAAAAACGTCTTATCAAGTAGCGGTAACAAAGTATGTAAAAGCAGTTACTGAAGGCGTTGTAAAAGTAATGTCTAAAATGGGAATTTCTACTGTGCAAAGTTACCGAGGAGCTCAAATCTTTGAAGCAGTTGGAATCGGTGAAGAAGTTATTGCAGCTTACTTTACAGGTACAGCATCTCAATTAGGAGGAATTGGTCTAGACGTTATTGGAAGAGAAGCGCGTACACGTCACCAATTAGCTTATGCTGAAGCATACGAGCAGACTTTAGAGTCGGGAAGTGACTTCCAATGGCGAAAAACGGGTGAGCATCATGCGTTTAACCCGAAAACGATTCATACCTTACAATGGGCTTGTCGAAAAGGTGATTACGATTTATTTAAGCAGTTTTCCGAGGCTGCAA from Bacillus sp. 1780r2a1 encodes the following:
- a CDS encoding LysR family transcriptional regulator, producing the protein MELRQLRYFMEVARREHVSEAAEHLHVAQSAISRQIANLEDELGVELFQREGRNVKLTSIGKLFLEHTETAMKAIDYAKEQVDEYLDPERGTIKIGFPTSLSSHLLPTIISAFKESHPNVAFHLRQGSYKFLIESVKKRDINIAFLGPVPVDDEDIEGHILFTEKILALVPSSHPLATQENLRLRDLRNEDFVLFPNGFVLRKIAVDACKQAGFMPNISSEGEDLDAIKGLVSAGMGITLLPESTVSETTPRFTTKIPIHTPEVKRTVGMIIPRNRNLAPSDQIFYEFVKSFFAMLEQYK
- a CDS encoding Nramp family divalent metal transporter, which produces MTVELHTNEAPTRLRSRLSKVGPGLITAATGVGAGDLVAALVAGATLGMTFAWAIVVGAILKYYLNEGVGRWQLSTGQTILEGWNSMGKWATSYFGVYSVLWGFVFGAAVSSSCALAMHALFPQLPLWAWAIIHALIGFILVWNGRYALVEKLMTIFVGIMFVTVVGTAILLSPNLTALALGMVPKVPEGSLMNALALIGGVGGSITMASYGYWIREKGWNHRSWISIMRLDSAVAYIVTAIFTLSLLVVGAEFLFGTGITLSGEQGLVQLSSMLGERFNEPMRWLFLIGFWAASFTSLLGVWNGVPYLFADFVRIMKKEPKNPGVVVEKTKPYRAYLIWLTFPSMLLLFIGKPVGLIMAYGALGALFMPFLALSLLWLLNSNRVEKQYRNPLWNNVMLAVCILLFIVLMINELRNIF
- the gltB gene encoding glutamate synthase large subunit gives rise to the protein MTYNQMPKAQGLYRPEFEHDACGIGLYAHLKGVASHDIVKKGLNMLCQLDHRGGQGSDPLTGDGAGLMVQIPHDFFTKACTDFSLPQKGRYGVGMIFFSNNEQEQQEIEAYINALIEQEGQALIGWRTVPTNVGKIGKVAKESCPHVRQVFIGADESITDDLAFERKLYIIRKQAEYWAAERKNRVYFSSLSSRTIVYKGLLTPEQVDAFYLDLQDESFTSPFALVHSRFSTNTFPSWERAHPNRYLIHNGEINTLRGNQNWMKAREQQFVSEAFGSDLHKVLPILDSEGSDSSILDNALEFFVLAGRKPAHAAMMMIPEPWTENPHMSDEKRAFYEYHSALMEPWDGPTAISFTDGKQIGAILDRNGLRPARYYVTKDDYIILSSEVGVIPVEEDNVLYKERLSPGKMLLIDLEEGRIISDEEIKAEMAQAAPYQQWLDEQMVKLAHSADEKPESFDDLVVRQKAFGYTYEDIHKYLLPVVNEGKDPLGSMGNDTPLAVLSDRPQSLFNYFKQLFAQVTNPPIDAIREQLVTSTMTLLGAEGNLLHPTEENSRRIQLETPVLTNGQLQTLKEDSIKGFKSAVLSTVFKDDLKTSLEGLFNNAEKAIVEGASILILSDRDINANSAAMPILLVASALHQHLIRRGSRTKVSLVIESGEVREVHHFAALIGYGADAINPYLAFATYDYEIAAGNLKTSYQVAVTKYVKAVTEGVVKVMSKMGISTVQSYRGAQIFEAVGIGEEVIAAYFTGTASQLGGIGLDVIGREARTRHQLAYAEAYEQTLESGSDFQWRKTGEHHAFNPKTIHTLQWACRKGDYDLFKQFSEAANEERIGFLRNLFAFKQERPALSIDEVESVDSIVKRFKSGAMSFGSLSEEAHEALAIAMNKLGARSNSGEGGENPRRYELDENGDNRRSAIKQIASGRFGVKSHYLVNADELQIKMAQGAKPGEGGQLPGNKVYPWVADVRGSTPGVGLISPPPHHDIYSIEDLAQLIHDLKNANRNARISVKLVSKAGVGTIAAGVAKGVADVIVISGYDGGTGASPKTSIKHTGLPWELGLAEAHQTLMLNGLREKVVLETDGKLMTGKDVVMAALLGAEEYGFATAPLIVLGCIMMRACHLDTCPVGVATQNPELRKKFLGEPDHIVNYMRFVAQEVREIMAELGFKTMEEMVGRTDVLHVSERAQSHWKAQYLNLTTLLHQVDGVRTFKTPQNHKIDQSLDVQKILPAVQQAIEEQYQVDLSLDIHNTNRVVGTVVGSEITKRYGEQGLAEDTITLRFSGSAGQSFGAFIPTGMTLHLTGDANDYIGKGLSGGKITVSAPKQSTIVSGDNVIVGNVAFIGATSGEAYVSGRAGERFAVRNSGAHVVVEGIGDHGCEYMTGGRVVVLGTVGKNFGAGMSGGIAYVLADDKDEFKKLCNQEMIGFEGLEAHEAGEVKAMIERHLEYTNSQKAAFVLENWSQMISKFVKVIPNDYKRMITRIEEQKEAGLSEEEAIMSAFEENAQQEKKSISKQQEAVAQ